The following coding sequences are from one Xiphophorus couchianus chromosome 7, X_couchianus-1.0, whole genome shotgun sequence window:
- the ube2z gene encoding ubiquitin-conjugating enzyme E2 Z: protein MADSFGEEYSGNSHDLGVPGQGSGAFPLPTLANSLPGEHPAASGAHPSPNSASPSPTTAALGGLTAVVSPMSAVTSSATGFGNTFTSGSSIPVVAVSPIVHTSSPLSGVGLGVAGLAGGGLLSQIHATSWDPTLSADWDNEKASQQCILRIKRDIMSIYKEPPPGMFVVPDPQDMTKIHALITGPFDTPYEGGFFLFLFRCPPDYPIHPPRVKLITTGQNTVRFNPNFYRNGKVCLSILGTWTGPAWSPAQSISSVLISIQSLMTENPYHNEPGFEQERHPGDSKNYNECIRHETMRVAVCDMLEGKVPCPDALSSVMEKSFLEYYDFYEGVCKERLHLQGQNMQDPFGEKRGCFDYHSLLARLGATHRRIREKNLADDNRNDNNSDSDTSSSETDLDSQGSSQP from the exons ATGGCGGACAGCTTTGGAGAAGAGTACAGCGGCAATTCCCATGACTTAGGCGTTCCCGGACAAGGTAGCGGTGCCTTCCCACTGCCCACTTTAGCCAACTCTTTGCCGGGAGAACATCCTGCAGCGAGCGGTGCGCACCCTAGCCCGAACTCGGCCTCTCCTTCTCCGACTACAGCGGCGCTGGGTGGCCTGACCGCTGTAGTGTCCCCTATGTCCGCTGTTACCTCTTCTGCTACCGGGTTTGGGAACACATTTACCTCCGGCTCTTCGATACCTGTCGTGGCCGTGTCCCCGATCGTACACACGTCCTCACCCCTGTCCGGTGTCGGCCTAGGGGTGGCTGGGTTGGCAGGAGGGGGCCTCTTGTCCCAAATCCACGCCACTTCCTGGGACCCGACTCTTAGTGCAGACTGGGACAACGAGAAGGCATCCCAGCAATGCATTTTGAGGATAAAGAG GGATATTATGTCCATATACAAGGAACCCCCCCCTGGGATGTTTGTTGTTCCGGATCCTCAAGACATGACCAAG ATCCATGCTCTGATCACAGGACCGTTCGACACACCGTATGAGGGCggcttctttcttttcttgttccGCTGTCCCCCTGACTATCCCATCCATCCACCTCGGGTGAAGCTCATCACAACCGGACAAAACACAGTGCGTTTTAACCCCAACTTCTACCGCAACGGCAAGGTGTGCCTCAGCATCCTGGG GACGTGGACTGGCCCTGCATGGAGTCCAGCACAGAGCATATCATCTGTCCTCATCTCCATCCAGTCCCTGATGACGGAGAACCCCTATCACAATGAGCCCGGCTTCGAGCAG GAGCGCCACCCAGGGGACAGTAAGAATTACAACGAGTGTATCCGCCATGAGACAATGAGGGTGGCTGTATGTGACATGCTGGAAGGCAAAGTTCCCTGTCCTGACGCTCTGAG CAGTGTGATGGAGAAGTCCTTCCTAGAATACTACGACTTCTATGAAGGAGTCTGCAAAGAGAGGCTGCATCTGCAGGGTCAGAACATGCag GACCCGTTTGGTGAGAAGCGTGGCTGTTTCGATTACCACAGCCTGCTGGCTCGCCTCGGCGCCACTCACAGACGAATACGAGAAAAAAACCTGGCAGACGATAACCGGAACGACAACAACTCGGACTCAGATACCAGTTCTTCCGAAACGGACCTGGACAGCCAGGGCAGCTCCCAGCCCTGA